One genomic region from Paraburkholderia azotifigens encodes:
- the pdxJ gene encoding pyridoxine 5'-phosphate synthase, with protein MSFFLTSPNVIDLGVNIDHVATLRNARGTSYPDPIRAALQAEEAGADAITLHLREDRRHIVDADVRALRPQLKTRMNLECAVTQEMLDIACEVRPHDVCLVPEKRQELTTEGGLDVVGHFEAVRAACKQLADAGSRVSLFIDADEAQIRAAHEAGAPVIELHTGAYAEAHDASEQQREFERVVRGVEFGASLGLKVNAGHGLHYTNVQAIAAIEGIVELNIGHAIVAHAIFAGWDNAVREMKAIMVAARLAARA; from the coding sequence ATGAGCTTCTTTCTGACTTCTCCAAATGTGATCGACCTGGGCGTGAACATTGATCACGTTGCCACGCTGCGCAATGCGCGCGGCACGTCCTATCCCGATCCGATCCGCGCCGCGCTGCAGGCAGAAGAGGCAGGCGCCGATGCGATCACGCTGCATCTGCGCGAAGACCGCCGCCATATTGTCGACGCCGACGTGCGCGCGTTGCGTCCGCAGCTGAAGACGCGCATGAACCTCGAGTGCGCGGTGACGCAGGAAATGCTCGACATCGCGTGCGAAGTGCGGCCGCATGACGTGTGCCTCGTGCCGGAAAAGCGTCAGGAGCTGACGACGGAAGGCGGTCTCGATGTCGTCGGACATTTCGAGGCGGTGCGCGCCGCGTGCAAGCAGCTGGCCGATGCCGGTTCGCGTGTGTCGCTCTTCATCGACGCCGACGAAGCGCAGATTCGCGCCGCGCACGAAGCGGGTGCGCCCGTAATCGAGCTGCACACGGGCGCGTACGCGGAAGCGCACGACGCGAGCGAGCAGCAGCGCGAGTTCGAGCGCGTGGTTCGCGGCGTCGAGTTCGGCGCGTCGCTGGGCCTGAAGGTGAACGCGGGCCACGGCCTGCACTACACGAACGTCCAGGCGATCGCGGCCATCGAAGGCATCGTCGAACTGAATATCGGCCACGCGATCGTTGCGCATGCGATCTTCGCGGGCTGGGACAACGCCGTGCGCGAGATGAAGGCGATCATGGTTGCCGCGCGTCTCGCGGCGCGCGCATAA
- the nagZ gene encoding beta-N-acetylhexosaminidase: MKLTPGPVMLDVVGKTLNADDERRLAHPMTGGVILFARHFESRAQLVALTDAIRAIRGDLLIAVDHEGGRVQRFRTDGFTVLPSMGKLGALWDQDVLRASSVTTAVGYVLASELRACGIDMSFTPVLDLNYGHSQVIGDRAFHRDPRVVTLLAKSLNHGLVLAGMANCGKHFPGHGFASADSHVAVPVDERTLDEILGEDVAPYDWLGLSLASVLPGHVIYPKVDSKPAGFSRIWIQDVLREKLGFKGAIFSDDLSMEAARQGGTLTEGATAALEAGVDMVLICNQPDEAGKVLDALRFTQSDESKQRLARMRPRGEALSWTALMAEPQYQQAQALLREAFAG; this comes from the coding sequence ATGAAACTGACTCCTGGCCCGGTGATGCTCGACGTCGTCGGCAAGACCTTGAACGCCGATGACGAGCGCCGCCTCGCGCACCCAATGACGGGCGGCGTGATCCTGTTCGCGCGTCACTTCGAAAGCCGCGCGCAACTTGTCGCGCTGACGGACGCGATCCGTGCGATCCGCGGCGACCTGCTGATCGCCGTCGATCACGAAGGCGGCCGCGTGCAGCGTTTCCGCACCGATGGCTTCACCGTGCTGCCCTCGATGGGGAAGCTCGGCGCGCTGTGGGATCAGGACGTGCTGCGCGCTTCCAGCGTTACGACGGCCGTGGGCTACGTGCTCGCCTCCGAGCTGCGTGCGTGCGGCATCGACATGAGCTTCACGCCCGTGCTCGATCTGAACTACGGCCATTCGCAGGTGATCGGCGATCGCGCGTTCCACCGCGATCCGCGCGTCGTGACGCTGCTTGCGAAGAGCCTGAATCATGGTCTCGTGCTGGCGGGCATGGCGAACTGCGGCAAGCATTTCCCGGGGCACGGGTTTGCGAGTGCAGATTCGCACGTCGCCGTGCCCGTCGACGAGCGCACGCTCGATGAGATCCTCGGTGAAGACGTCGCGCCGTACGACTGGCTTGGCTTGTCGTTGGCATCGGTGCTGCCGGGGCACGTGATCTATCCGAAGGTCGACAGCAAGCCGGCCGGTTTTTCTCGCATATGGATTCAGGACGTCCTGCGCGAGAAGCTCGGCTTCAAGGGCGCGATTTTCAGCGACGATCTGTCGATGGAGGCCGCGCGCCAGGGCGGTACGCTGACGGAAGGCGCGACGGCCGCACTCGAGGCGGGTGTCGATATGGTGCTGATCTGCAACCAACCCGACGAGGCAGGGAAGGTGCTCGACGCGTTGCGCTTCACGCAGTCGGACGAGTCGAAGCAGCGTCTCGCGCGTATGCGTCCGCGCGGCGAAGCACTATCGTGGACGGCGCTGATGGCCGAGCCGCAGTATCAGCAGGCGCAGGCGTTGCTGCGCGAGGCCTTCGCGGGCTGA
- the recO gene encoding DNA repair protein RecO, producing the protein MVTNDGATGTRSDAWMTLPNDAGSDVDSDRVPRAPDEQPEPFRPQVTAKPVRPARASKRNVSSRKSSDDFSDDGDRAEAPARKTSARRSPARVPRAPASEFRISEQPAFVLHSYPYRETSLIIDVLSRDHGRIALVAKGAKRPHSALRGVLQTFQPLSLAWSGKSEMRTLTGAEWVGGMLPLTGDALLCGFYVNELLVKFLAREDPHPQLFHHYVVTLTRLAHDEPPVQVLRSFERVLLRETGYAMSLNRTVARKAVMPEGRYVFDPERGVREASDEYPSNWPVIGGQTLLDMEQDDYHRAQTVAQSKTLMRFLLNTYLGGTPLATRQILIDLQNL; encoded by the coding sequence ATGGTTACGAATGACGGTGCGACGGGTACCCGATCCGACGCGTGGATGACACTGCCGAACGACGCCGGCTCCGACGTCGATTCCGACCGCGTCCCGCGCGCACCGGACGAGCAGCCCGAGCCGTTCAGGCCGCAGGTCACCGCGAAGCCGGTGCGTCCTGCACGTGCCTCGAAACGAAACGTGTCGTCGCGCAAAAGCAGCGACGACTTTTCTGACGACGGCGATCGCGCCGAAGCACCCGCGCGCAAAACATCGGCGCGCCGTTCGCCTGCTCGCGTCCCGCGCGCACCGGCCTCCGAATTCCGCATCAGCGAGCAGCCCGCCTTCGTCCTGCACAGCTATCCGTACCGTGAGACGAGTCTGATCATCGACGTGCTGTCGCGCGATCACGGCCGGATCGCGCTCGTCGCAAAGGGCGCCAAGCGCCCGCATTCCGCGCTGCGCGGCGTGCTGCAGACGTTCCAGCCGCTGTCGCTTGCATGGTCCGGCAAATCGGAAATGCGCACGCTGACGGGAGCCGAATGGGTCGGCGGGATGTTGCCGCTTACGGGCGACGCGCTGCTGTGCGGCTTCTACGTGAATGAACTTCTGGTGAAATTTCTCGCGCGCGAAGATCCGCATCCGCAGCTGTTCCATCATTACGTCGTCACACTGACGCGCCTTGCGCACGACGAACCGCCCGTGCAGGTGCTGCGTTCGTTCGAGCGCGTGCTGCTGCGCGAAACGGGTTACGCGATGTCGCTCAACCGCACGGTGGCGCGCAAGGCCGTGATGCCCGAAGGCCGTTATGTGTTTGATCCGGAGCGCGGCGTGCGCGAAGCATCCGACGAGTACCCGTCGAACTGGCCTGTGATCGGCGGACAAACCTTGCTCGACATGGAGCAGGACGATTACCATCGAGCGCAGACCGTCGCGCAAAGCAAGACGCTGATGCGCTTTTTGCTCAACACCTATCTGGGCGGCACGCCGCTCGCGACGCGCCAGATCCTGATCGACCTGCAGAACTTATGA
- a CDS encoding sigma-54-dependent transcriptional regulator has protein sequence MPHALIVEDDPNSLSGLSAILAADGFSVDTAITLSEARAALTRFIPDVVLVDLNLPDGSGLDLLQHLPAQPPGGALPVIVMTGNATVESAIEGLRHGIWDYLLKPVNIPRLRSLLARIPRPYELTEEVQTLRAKLRRMGRFGPMIGRSGAIQHIYDSIEHIAPTEAAVLISGEAGTGKEVAARTLHEMSRRRKGPFVVLDCRSAQAVAGGRPLDSLLFGHERGAFGGAEQREPGLFEQASGGTIFIDEITLLPRPQQEALLSALDSQTFMRVGGTNQVATDFRLIASTRKAPRAAVAEGTLHQDLGLRLEAAALSLPPLRERGDDPALFAQALVDELNDEANARGVADSTKLVAPNFVRECLAYEWPGNVRELQDRVRRAYHASGDVLETLRADESNGAGGRDLNGGRVQVTVGTPLADVEEMLIRATLDAVGGTRHRAASLLGISPKTLYNKLQRMRLN, from the coding sequence ATGCCACATGCCCTGATTGTCGAAGACGATCCCAATAGCCTGTCAGGCCTGTCCGCGATTCTGGCCGCCGACGGTTTTTCCGTCGACACCGCCATCACGCTCTCCGAAGCGCGCGCAGCCCTGACACGCTTCATCCCCGACGTCGTGCTGGTCGACCTGAATCTGCCCGACGGCAGCGGCCTCGACCTGCTCCAGCATTTGCCCGCGCAGCCGCCCGGCGGCGCGCTGCCCGTCATCGTGATGACGGGCAATGCGACTGTCGAAAGCGCGATCGAAGGCTTGCGGCACGGCATCTGGGACTATCTCCTCAAACCCGTCAACATTCCCCGCCTGCGCAGCCTTCTGGCGCGCATTCCGCGTCCGTACGAACTGACGGAGGAAGTGCAGACGCTGCGCGCCAAGCTGCGCCGCATGGGGCGCTTCGGACCGATGATCGGCCGTAGCGGGGCGATCCAGCACATTTACGATTCGATCGAGCACATCGCGCCGACGGAAGCCGCTGTGCTGATTTCCGGCGAGGCCGGGACCGGCAAGGAAGTCGCCGCGCGCACGCTGCACGAGATGAGCCGCCGGCGCAAAGGCCCGTTCGTCGTACTCGACTGCCGGTCGGCGCAGGCCGTCGCGGGCGGCCGTCCGCTCGACAGTCTGCTGTTCGGCCACGAGCGCGGCGCGTTCGGCGGCGCGGAACAGCGCGAGCCGGGACTGTTCGAGCAGGCGAGCGGCGGCACGATCTTCATCGACGAAATCACGTTGTTGCCGCGTCCGCAGCAGGAAGCGCTGCTGAGCGCGCTCGATTCGCAGACGTTCATGCGCGTCGGCGGCACGAACCAGGTTGCGACCGACTTCCGCCTGATCGCGTCGACGCGCAAGGCGCCACGCGCGGCGGTTGCGGAAGGGACGCTGCATCAGGATCTGGGTTTGCGGCTCGAAGCAGCCGCGCTGTCGCTGCCGCCGCTGCGCGAACGCGGCGACGACCCCGCCCTGTTCGCGCAGGCGCTCGTCGACGAACTGAACGACGAGGCGAATGCGCGCGGCGTCGCGGATTCGACGAAGCTGGTCGCGCCGAACTTCGTCCGCGAATGTCTCGCGTATGAGTGGCCAGGCAACGTGCGCGAGTTGCAGGACCGCGTGCGGCGCGCATATCACGCTTCCGGCGACGTGCTGGAAACATTGCGCGCCGATGAGAGCAACGGCGCAGGTGGCCGCGATCTGAACGGCGGCCGCGTGCAGGTGACGGTCGGCACGCCGCTCGCCGACGTCGAAGAGATGCTGATTCGCGCGACGCTCGATGCCGTCGGCGGCACGAGGCATCGCGCGGCTTCGCTGCTCGGCATCAGTCCGAAAACGCTGTACAACAAGCTGCAACGGATGCGGCTGAACTGA
- the era gene encoding GTPase Era, which produces MNASTPTGFRCGMVAIVGRPNVGKSTLMNALVGQKVSITSRKAQTTRHRITGINTFDNAQYIFVDTPGFQTRHSGALNRSLNRAVTSTLTSVDAVLFVIEAGRFGPDDQKVLDLIPASAPTLLIANKLDRVNDKDSLFPFMQQMSALREFKEIVPLSAKNTDDIKRLLATVKPYLPEGEPIYGEDDLTDRSERFLAAEILREKVFRWTGDELPYTSTVLIDKFETEGRLRRVFATILVERDMHKAMIIGQKGAKLKQISTEARLEMEKLFDGPVYLETFIKVKSGWADNEAGLRAYGYE; this is translated from the coding sequence ATGAACGCTTCCACTCCCACTGGTTTTCGCTGCGGCATGGTCGCGATCGTCGGCCGTCCGAATGTCGGCAAGTCGACGCTGATGAACGCGCTCGTCGGACAGAAAGTCAGCATCACGTCGCGCAAGGCGCAGACGACGCGCCATCGCATCACGGGCATCAACACGTTCGACAACGCACAGTACATCTTCGTCGACACGCCCGGTTTCCAGACGCGTCACAGCGGCGCGCTGAACCGTTCGCTGAATCGCGCGGTGACGTCGACACTGACGTCCGTCGATGCCGTGCTGTTCGTGATCGAAGCCGGCCGTTTCGGTCCCGATGACCAGAAGGTGCTCGACCTGATTCCCGCGTCCGCGCCGACGCTGCTGATCGCGAACAAGCTCGACCGCGTGAACGACAAGGACTCGCTGTTCCCGTTCATGCAACAGATGAGCGCGTTGCGCGAATTCAAGGAAATCGTGCCGCTGTCGGCCAAGAATACCGACGACATCAAGCGCCTGCTCGCGACGGTCAAGCCGTATCTGCCCGAGGGCGAGCCGATCTACGGCGAAGACGATCTGACCGATCGCAGCGAGCGTTTCCTTGCCGCCGAAATCCTGCGCGAGAAAGTGTTCCGCTGGACGGGCGACGAGTTGCCGTACACCAGCACCGTGCTGATCGACAAGTTCGAGACGGAAGGGCGCCTGCGGCGTGTATTCGCGACGATTCTCGTCGAGCGCGATATGCACAAGGCGATGATCATCGGCCAGAAGGGCGCGAAGCTGAAGCAGATCAGCACGGAAGCGCGTCTCGAAATGGAGAAGCTGTTCGACGGCCCGGTGTATCTCGAGACGTTCATCAAGGTGAAGAGTGGCTGGGCCGACAACGAAGCCGGACTCCGTGCCTATGGTTACGAATGA
- the acpS gene encoding holo-ACP synthase, which translates to MAIYGIGTDIVQVSRVAAVMQRTNGRFAEKVLGPDELRVYHARNARSQARGLAFLATRFSVKEAFSKAIGLGMHWPMTWRALQTLNEPSGRPTCVASGELADWLAERGITSRVTLSDERDYAVSFVIAETPDPSA; encoded by the coding sequence ATGGCGATCTACGGCATAGGCACCGACATCGTCCAGGTCAGCCGCGTCGCGGCGGTGATGCAGCGTACCAACGGGCGCTTCGCGGAGAAGGTGCTCGGCCCCGACGAGTTGCGCGTCTATCACGCGCGCAATGCGCGCTCGCAGGCGCGCGGCCTCGCGTTCCTCGCAACGCGCTTCTCGGTGAAGGAAGCGTTCTCGAAGGCGATCGGGCTCGGCATGCATTGGCCGATGACCTGGCGCGCGCTGCAGACGCTCAACGAGCCGAGCGGCCGACCGACATGCGTGGCGTCGGGCGAACTCGCGGACTGGCTTGCCGAGCGCGGCATCACCTCGCGCGTGACATTGTCCGATGAGCGCGATTACGCGGTGTCGTTCGTGATTGCCGAAACGCCTGATCCTTCCGCCTGA